A portion of the Mesobacillus sp. AQ2 genome contains these proteins:
- a CDS encoding SA1362 family protein, whose amino-acid sequence MSRTFKYIFSGLIVLAIFGFAFQLFTDPVSILVTLATIALIGAAIYFLVTRLSGSSAGREQKRAFQKAAKRSKKRFQAKEANASSKRSKIKSLASARKKKDASHLTVIDGKKSRKKNRASF is encoded by the coding sequence ATGAGTCGAACTTTTAAGTATATTTTTTCAGGGCTGATTGTCCTTGCAATCTTTGGTTTCGCCTTTCAGTTGTTTACCGATCCTGTAAGTATTCTTGTTACACTGGCAACAATTGCATTGATTGGTGCCGCAATCTATTTCCTTGTGACCCGCCTGTCGGGATCAAGTGCGGGCAGAGAGCAAAAGCGTGCTTTCCAAAAGGCAGCAAAGCGGTCCAAGAAACGGTTCCAGGCAAAAGAAGCAAATGCATCCTCAAAGCGTTCAAAGATAAAATCCCTCGCATCGGCACGGAAAAAGAAGGACGCTTCGCACTTAACAGTCATAGACGGTAAAAAAAGCAGAAAAAAAAATCGGGCTTCCTTTTAA
- the aroQ gene encoding type II 3-dehydroquinate dehydratase, whose translation MKKILMLNGPNLNRLGKREPGIYGVSTLRDLEERMIQLGTEKQMEVVCFQSNHEGELIDKLHEAEDTSVDGIIFNPGAFTHYSYAIRDAIAGISCPVIEVHISNVYQREEFRHKSVIAPVSMGQIAGLGLLGYELALEAFKREEE comes from the coding sequence ATGAAAAAAATACTTATGCTTAATGGTCCGAACTTGAACCGGCTTGGGAAAAGAGAGCCTGGAATTTATGGTGTCAGTACTTTGAGGGATTTGGAAGAACGGATGATCCAGCTAGGGACTGAAAAGCAGATGGAGGTTGTCTGTTTTCAATCCAATCATGAAGGGGAACTGATTGACAAACTCCATGAGGCAGAAGACACGTCTGTAGACGGAATCATCTTCAATCCCGGGGCATTCACCCACTATAGCTATGCCATCAGGGACGCAATAGCAGGAATTAGCTGTCCGGTTATCGAAGTACATATCTCGAATGTATATCAGAGGGAAGAATTCAGGCACAAATCAGTGATTGCTCCTGTATCCATGGGGCAGATTGCTGGCCTGGGGCTTCTTGGCTATGAACTGGCGCTTGAAGCATTCAAAAGAGAAGAAGAATAA
- a CDS encoding DUF1646 family protein, with translation MIGLIIILLLVLFLPFSIKMIEHNLELFLFTMGVAAAIISGVMDRPLIEKAVTDPINITIAVLAAGLLAKWFKAELEKSIQWGSRLLSPRLFFGLTVVFLGLASSVLTAIIAAIILVMIIKVLPLDRRSEVRFTVLACFSIGLGAALTPIGEPLATITISRLDKDFFYLLELIGKEVLPALLIFGLMSIIMVRPVGGRNALKSASRPESYEEIAVRSFKIYVFVMGLTFLGHGFEPLIKTYIIGLSPALLYWINMTSAILDNATLAAAEISPAMDSGTIRAVLLGLVISGGMLIPGNIPNIIAAGKLNITSKEWAAFGVPVGLVTMLLYYIVLFIF, from the coding sequence ATGATTGGATTAATTATTATTTTGCTGTTGGTTTTGTTTTTGCCTTTTTCGATTAAAATGATTGAACATAATTTGGAGCTTTTTTTATTTACTATGGGCGTTGCGGCAGCAATTATTAGTGGCGTGATGGACCGTCCGCTCATTGAAAAAGCGGTGACTGACCCTATCAATATCACGATTGCAGTATTAGCAGCTGGTTTGCTTGCCAAGTGGTTTAAGGCGGAATTGGAAAAATCGATCCAATGGGGAAGCAGACTACTGTCTCCTAGATTATTTTTCGGTTTGACAGTTGTTTTTCTTGGACTGGCATCTAGTGTTCTAACTGCGATCATTGCTGCTATAATACTGGTTATGATTATAAAGGTCCTTCCGCTCGACCGAAGATCTGAAGTTCGTTTTACCGTATTGGCATGCTTCTCGATCGGACTTGGTGCTGCCTTGACACCGATTGGTGAGCCATTAGCCACGATCACAATCAGCAGATTGGACAAGGACTTCTTTTATTTACTGGAGTTGATTGGGAAAGAAGTTCTTCCAGCATTACTTATTTTTGGCCTGATGTCCATTATCATGGTAAGACCCGTTGGAGGAAGGAACGCTTTGAAGTCTGCCTCCCGTCCTGAGTCGTACGAGGAAATTGCTGTTCGGTCTTTTAAAATCTATGTCTTCGTAATGGGCCTTACATTTCTTGGACATGGTTTTGAGCCGCTTATCAAAACATACATTATTGGTCTTTCTCCAGCGCTGTTATATTGGATTAACATGACATCCGCGATCCTAGATAATGCTACCCTTGCTGCAGCAGAAATCAGCCCTGCGATGGACTCTGGAACAATCCGTGCGGTTTTGCTTGGCCTGGTCATTAGCGGTGGCATGCTGATCCCGGGTAATATCCCGAATATTATCGCTGCAGGAAAACTAAATATAACGAGCAAGGAATGGGCGGCATTCGGGGTTCCAGTCGGCCTGGTTACAATGCTCCTGTATTATATTGTCCTGTTTATTTTCTAA
- a CDS encoding vitamin B12-dependent ribonucleotide reductase, protein MSVTIGQKMSLNVESLNEDIKLFPQVHPITPEMKLTHKGVSRLVMLDRYTFKDTEKITLSSGDFVVLTIKEDPKFPARGLGFIQDIDWENKTAKVLVEEEFRGVLDDPEESATGIIKRSLDVIEKPLEVFYEQIAKRNATGLAAVEKTEEKRQEWFEKFYQELVSMNFIPAGRVLYGAGADTDVTYFNCYVMPFVKDSREGISEHRKQVMEIMSRGGGVGTNGSTLRPRNTLARGVNGKSSGSVSWLDDIAKLTHLVEQGGSRRGAQMIMLSDWHPDIVEFIISKMQNPRILRFLIENTNDESIKKMAKEKLKFTPMTLQEEAMYQGIVNYKTIPGYGGFSADIIKSAEEKLATGGTYTVHNSEFLTGANISVTLTKDFMDAVDNDADYELRFPDVESYDAETMKIYNEEWHKVGDVREWEKLGYKVRTYRKIKAKELWNLINICATYSAEPGIFFIDNANDMTNAQAYGQKVVATNPCGEQPLAPNSVCNLAAVNLAEMADKETKTVNFEKLKRTVEVGVRMQDNVIDATPYFLEDNKRQALGERRVGLGVMGLHDLLIYCETEYGSEEGNQLVDKVFETIATSAYRASVELGKEKGSFPFLQGGTEEETNRLRKAFTNTGFMKKMPEDIRESILENGIRNSHLLTVAPTGSTGTMVGVSTGLEPYFSFSYFRSGRLGKFIEVKADIVQEYLDRHPQADPENLPNWFVSAMELAPEAHADVQCVIQRWIDSSISKTVNAPKGYSVEQVEKVYERLYKGGAKGGTVYVDGSRDSQVLTLKAEENSMDDEVEKKEKQKQHVVLVDTINELRSTNVTIGSEVGNTCPVCRKGEVKEIGGCNTCTNCNAQLKCGL, encoded by the coding sequence ATGTCTGTTACTATTGGACAAAAAATGAGCCTGAATGTTGAAAGTCTGAATGAGGATATCAAGTTGTTCCCGCAGGTTCACCCCATCACACCTGAAATGAAACTTACCCACAAAGGCGTCTCCCGACTTGTCATGCTGGACCGCTATACTTTTAAAGACACCGAAAAAATCACACTCTCTAGTGGGGATTTTGTCGTCCTCACGATCAAGGAAGATCCAAAGTTCCCGGCACGCGGACTTGGATTCATACAAGATATTGATTGGGAGAACAAGACAGCGAAAGTTCTTGTAGAAGAAGAGTTTCGCGGAGTACTTGATGATCCCGAAGAATCAGCCACTGGCATTATCAAGCGTTCCCTGGACGTGATTGAAAAGCCGCTGGAAGTATTCTACGAGCAAATCGCAAAACGGAATGCGACGGGGCTGGCAGCTGTTGAAAAAACAGAAGAGAAGCGCCAGGAGTGGTTTGAAAAGTTCTATCAGGAACTAGTATCAATGAACTTCATTCCTGCAGGGCGTGTCCTTTACGGAGCAGGCGCAGACACAGACGTAACCTACTTCAACTGCTATGTAATGCCTTTCGTAAAAGATTCCCGCGAAGGCATCTCTGAGCATCGCAAGCAGGTCATGGAAATCATGAGCCGCGGCGGCGGAGTCGGAACGAACGGATCAACATTAAGACCGCGCAACACACTGGCCAGAGGCGTAAACGGAAAATCATCCGGATCGGTTTCATGGCTTGATGACATCGCCAAGCTTACACATTTAGTTGAGCAGGGCGGGTCAAGAAGGGGAGCGCAGATGATCATGCTTTCTGACTGGCATCCTGACATTGTGGAATTCATCATTTCAAAAATGCAGAACCCAAGAATCCTTCGCTTCCTGATAGAAAACACAAACGATGAGTCAATCAAGAAAATGGCTAAGGAAAAACTTAAATTCACGCCGATGACACTTCAGGAAGAAGCAATGTACCAGGGAATTGTGAACTACAAAACGATCCCAGGCTACGGTGGATTCAGCGCTGATATCATTAAATCTGCTGAAGAAAAGCTTGCAACAGGCGGAACTTATACTGTCCATAACTCAGAATTCCTGACTGGTGCAAATATCTCAGTCACATTGACAAAAGATTTCATGGATGCAGTCGACAACGATGCAGACTATGAACTTCGCTTCCCAGATGTAGAAAGCTACGATGCTGAGACGATGAAAATTTATAATGAAGAGTGGCATAAAGTAGGGGATGTTCGCGAGTGGGAAAAGCTTGGCTATAAAGTCCGTACCTATAGAAAAATCAAAGCCAAAGAACTATGGAACCTGATCAATATCTGTGCGACGTATTCTGCGGAGCCTGGCATTTTCTTCATCGACAATGCCAACGACATGACGAACGCACAGGCATATGGACAGAAGGTTGTAGCGACCAACCCGTGTGGGGAACAGCCTCTCGCACCAAACTCTGTCTGCAACCTGGCTGCTGTTAACCTTGCAGAAATGGCGGACAAGGAAACCAAAACAGTTAATTTTGAAAAATTGAAGCGTACTGTTGAAGTTGGTGTGCGCATGCAGGACAATGTCATCGATGCGACTCCATATTTCCTTGAAGATAATAAGAGACAAGCCCTGGGCGAACGCCGTGTCGGTCTAGGGGTAATGGGTCTTCATGATTTACTGATCTACTGTGAAACAGAATACGGTTCAGAGGAAGGTAACCAGCTTGTCGATAAGGTTTTTGAAACCATCGCGACATCAGCGTACCGTGCATCTGTTGAACTTGGAAAGGAAAAAGGAAGCTTCCCATTCCTTCAGGGCGGCACAGAAGAAGAAACAAACAGACTTCGTAAGGCATTCACAAATACTGGTTTCATGAAGAAAATGCCTGAGGATATACGTGAATCAATCCTTGAAAACGGAATTCGCAACTCGCACTTGCTGACTGTTGCTCCGACAGGATCTACTGGTACAATGGTTGGCGTATCAACAGGACTCGAGCCATACTTCAGCTTCTCTTACTTCAGAAGCGGCCGTCTAGGCAAGTTCATCGAGGTGAAGGCGGATATCGTCCAGGAATACCTTGATCGTCATCCGCAGGCAGATCCTGAGAACCTGCCGAACTGGTTCGTATCTGCGATGGAACTGGCGCCTGAAGCCCATGCTGATGTTCAGTGTGTCATCCAGCGCTGGATTGACAGCTCAATCAGCAAAACGGTCAACGCACCGAAAGGTTACAGTGTTGAGCAGGTGGAAAAGGTATATGAGCGCCTTTATAAAGGGGGAGCTAAAGGCGGAACCGTTTATGTTGACGGCTCCCGTGATTCCCAGGTATTGACGCTTAAAGCTGAAGAGAATTCAATGGATGATGAAGTTGAAAAGAAAGAAAAGCAAAAGCAGCATGTTGTGCTTGTCGATACGATCAATGAATTGCGTTCTACCAACGTAACGATCGGTTCTGAAGTCGGCAACACATGCCCGGTCTGCCGCAAAGGTGAGGTAAAAGAAATCGGCGGCTGCAATACTTGTACAAACTGTAACGCGCAATTAAAGTGTGGATTATAA
- a CDS encoding patatin-like phospholipase family protein, which produces MYIDGVFSGGGIKGLALVGACAAIEERGFRFKRVAGTSAGSLIAGLLAAGYTSTEMAGILDELDLKKFLDSRKTIFPSALTKWLFVYWRLGLYKGDELESWISEVLAARGLRTFGDLAPDALRIIASDLTNGRLLILPDDLPKYGVDPRTFPVARAIRMSCSLPFFFEPVKLRDRVGANIVVDGGVLSNFPMWLFDQENVKKVRPVLGVKLSQNLIQQPTNKIKNALQLFEALFETMKDAHDSRYISRKHEKNIIFIPTEGNLTTEFQLSGEKKQELIELGKKNAEKFFKSWCY; this is translated from the coding sequence ATGTATATTGACGGCGTTTTTTCCGGCGGAGGAATCAAAGGGTTGGCACTGGTTGGTGCCTGTGCTGCGATTGAGGAGCGAGGGTTCCGTTTTAAACGGGTCGCAGGCACTAGTGCGGGTTCGCTGATCGCTGGCTTGCTTGCTGCCGGCTACACGAGTACGGAGATGGCGGGCATCCTGGATGAACTTGACCTGAAAAAATTTCTCGATTCCAGGAAAACGATCTTCCCATCAGCCTTGACTAAATGGCTTTTTGTATACTGGCGGCTGGGACTCTATAAAGGTGACGAATTAGAAAGCTGGATATCGGAGGTGCTGGCTGCCAGAGGGCTTCGCACCTTTGGCGATCTTGCCCCTGATGCATTGCGGATCATCGCCTCAGACCTCACAAACGGCAGGTTACTGATCCTGCCGGATGATCTTCCGAAGTATGGTGTTGATCCAAGGACTTTCCCTGTGGCAAGGGCAATCAGGATGAGCTGCAGTCTTCCTTTCTTTTTCGAACCGGTAAAACTGCGGGACCGGGTCGGTGCGAATATCGTGGTGGATGGAGGAGTGCTAAGCAATTTTCCGATGTGGTTATTCGACCAGGAGAATGTGAAAAAAGTACGTCCCGTACTTGGTGTCAAGCTAAGCCAAAACCTGATCCAGCAGCCAACGAATAAAATAAAAAATGCGCTGCAATTATTTGAAGCATTATTTGAGACGATGAAGGATGCCCATGACTCCAGGTACATTTCGCGAAAACATGAAAAGAATATCATATTCATTCCGACGGAGGGGAATTTGACAACAGAATTCCAACTCTCGGGTGAGAAAAAACAAGAGTTGATTGAACTGGGAAAGAAGAATGCTGAGAAATTTTTCAAATCATGGTGCTACTGA
- a CDS encoding biotin/lipoate A/B protein ligase family protein yields MEKEVWRFIDSGDNSPSFNMALDEALLDWHGAGKIPPVVRFYGWNPATLSVGYFQRIEREIDMDAVQHHGLGFVRRPTGGRGVLHEHELTYSVIVTEDHPEMPKTVTEAYRVISEGILLGFQKLGLEAYFAVPKTSAEKDALKNPRSAVCFDAPSWYELVVEGRKVAGSAQTRQKGVILQHGSILLDLDEDKLFSLFKYPNDRIKERMQRAFKTKAVAINEISGRKIELEEAKKAFKEGFEDGLGIILEPYTLSEEELDYVNALAKNKYESDDWNFKR; encoded by the coding sequence ATGGAAAAAGAGGTATGGAGATTTATTGATTCAGGAGACAATTCACCGTCATTCAATATGGCGCTGGATGAGGCGTTGCTCGATTGGCATGGTGCCGGAAAAATCCCGCCTGTTGTCCGCTTTTATGGCTGGAACCCGGCGACACTTTCAGTTGGCTATTTCCAGAGGATCGAGCGCGAGATTGATATGGATGCGGTACAGCATCATGGTCTCGGATTTGTGCGCAGGCCCACTGGAGGCAGGGGTGTCCTGCATGAACACGAACTTACATATAGTGTCATCGTTACAGAAGACCACCCTGAAATGCCGAAAACAGTCACTGAGGCATATCGCGTCATTTCAGAGGGGATTTTACTAGGGTTCCAGAAACTTGGACTGGAAGCTTATTTTGCCGTGCCAAAAACATCTGCCGAAAAAGATGCACTGAAGAACCCGAGATCTGCGGTTTGTTTTGATGCACCAAGCTGGTACGAGCTGGTTGTCGAGGGAAGGAAGGTCGCCGGAAGTGCCCAGACACGTCAGAAAGGTGTCATCCTTCAGCATGGATCCATATTGCTGGATTTGGATGAAGATAAACTTTTCAGCTTATTCAAGTACCCGAATGACAGAATCAAAGAAAGAATGCAGCGAGCCTTCAAGACCAAGGCAGTGGCAATCAATGAGATCAGCGGCCGGAAAATTGAACTAGAAGAAGCGAAGAAAGCCTTCAAAGAAGGTTTCGAGGACGGGCTTGGAATTATTTTGGAGCCTTATACCTTAAGTGAAGAGGAATTGGATTATGTGAATGCACTTGCCAAAAACAAGTACGAATCTGATGACTGGAATTTTAAAAGATAA
- a CDS encoding YqhR family membrane protein produces the protein MAENHGNLEQDQREKPMSFIAMSIVTGLFGGIFWSALAYLAYIFNFTEIRPNVILEPWALGEWKQQWLGTVISIIAIGIFSTGAAMVYYVTMRKLNSIWAGAAFGIALFFLVFYVLNPLFPGIKPFWDLSKNTLVTSLCFYVLYGVFVGYSISYEENENRNKEKNRQEITS, from the coding sequence ATGGCAGAAAATCATGGCAATTTAGAACAGGATCAAAGGGAAAAACCGATGTCATTCATTGCGATGAGTATAGTTACTGGATTGTTCGGCGGGATTTTTTGGAGCGCTCTGGCTTATTTGGCCTATATATTTAATTTTACCGAGATCCGGCCAAACGTGATCCTGGAACCCTGGGCATTGGGAGAATGGAAGCAGCAGTGGCTTGGGACAGTCATATCAATCATAGCGATTGGCATTTTCTCAACAGGTGCCGCCATGGTCTATTATGTGACAATGAGGAAGCTGAATTCCATCTGGGCTGGTGCAGCCTTCGGAATTGCGCTGTTTTTCCTTGTATTCTATGTGCTCAATCCGCTCTTCCCCGGGATCAAACCTTTCTGGGACCTGTCAAAAAACACCTTGGTCACTTCGCTTTGTTTCTATGTTCTATATGGTGTGTTTGTGGGTTATTCTATATCCTATGAAGAAAATGAGAATCGTAACAAGGAGAAAAATCGTCAGGAGATCACCTCCTGA
- the splB gene encoding spore photoproduct lyase, translated as MKAFVPQLVYIEPRALEYPLGRELKEKFEKMGLEIRETTSHNQVRNIPGDNELQQYRNAKSTLVFGVRKTLKFDTSKPSAEYAIPLATGCMGHCHYCYLQTTLGSKPYIRTYVNLEEIFDQAQKYMDERKPEVTRFEAACTSDIVGIDHLTHALKQTIEFFGQTEYGQLRFVTKYHHVDHLLDAKHNGRTRFRFSVNARFVIKNFEPGTSSFDERLEAARKVAQAGYPLGFIVAPIYIHEGWREGYQELFERLSHSLEGIDLTGLSFELIQHRFTKPAKNVIQKRYPKSKLEMDEEKRKYKWGRYGIGKYVYQTDEAKDLEETIRGYIHSFFPEAEIQYFT; from the coding sequence ATGAAAGCTTTTGTACCACAGCTTGTTTATATCGAGCCGAGGGCATTGGAATATCCGCTCGGGCGGGAATTAAAAGAAAAGTTCGAGAAAATGGGACTGGAAATCCGGGAGACAACTTCACATAATCAAGTGCGAAATATCCCTGGCGACAATGAACTCCAGCAGTACCGGAATGCCAAATCGACATTGGTTTTTGGTGTCAGGAAAACGCTGAAATTTGACACCTCCAAACCTTCTGCTGAATACGCCATCCCGCTTGCAACCGGCTGTATGGGCCATTGCCACTATTGTTATTTGCAGACGACACTTGGCAGTAAGCCATATATCCGTACGTATGTGAATCTCGAGGAGATTTTCGATCAGGCACAAAAGTACATGGATGAAAGAAAGCCAGAAGTCACCAGATTTGAAGCTGCATGTACATCAGATATCGTTGGCATTGATCATTTAACTCATGCTTTAAAACAAACAATTGAATTCTTCGGACAAACCGAATATGGGCAATTGCGTTTTGTCACGAAGTATCATCATGTTGACCATTTGCTCGATGCAAAACATAATGGCAGAACAAGATTCCGTTTCAGCGTCAATGCCCGTTTCGTGATCAAAAACTTTGAACCTGGAACATCATCCTTTGATGAAAGGCTGGAGGCAGCCAGAAAAGTGGCACAGGCAGGATACCCGCTTGGCTTCATCGTTGCGCCAATCTACATCCATGAAGGCTGGAGAGAAGGCTATCAGGAATTGTTCGAAAGGCTTAGCCATTCGCTGGAAGGAATCGACCTGACTGGACTAAGCTTCGAGCTGATTCAGCACCGCTTCACCAAACCTGCAAAAAATGTTATTCAGAAGCGTTATCCTAAATCGAAACTGGAAATGGATGAGGAGAAAAGGAAATACAAATGGGGAAGGTACGGAATTGGCAAGTATGTCTATCAGACTGATGAAGCAAAAGATCTTGAAGAAACAATCCGCGGCTATATCCATTCATTTTTTCCGGAAGCAGAAATACAATATTTCACTTAA
- a CDS encoding rhodanese-like domain-containing protein, whose product MDTLIFLIVLTVAVILYSVFMYFRQKKILKTLSEEEFKAGYRKAQLIDVREPNEFANGHILGARNIPLTQLKARLKEVRPDKPVYLYCQSGSRSGRAAQLLHKKGYKDLSHLEGGFKKWGGKIKAK is encoded by the coding sequence TTGGATACACTTATTTTTTTAATCGTCCTGACAGTTGCGGTGATTCTTTACTCTGTGTTTATGTATTTCCGCCAAAAGAAAATCCTGAAGACTTTGTCAGAGGAAGAATTCAAAGCAGGGTACCGTAAAGCGCAGCTCATTGATGTCCGTGAACCAAATGAATTTGCCAACGGACATATTCTTGGCGCAAGAAACATCCCGCTTACCCAGCTAAAAGCACGTCTGAAGGAAGTCAGACCGGACAAGCCAGTCTATCTTTATTGCCAGAGCGGATCACGCAGCGGCCGTGCTGCACAGCTGCTTCACAAAAAAGGCTATAAAGACTTATCCCATCTTGAAGGCGGCTTCAAAAAATGGGGCGGCAAAATCAAAGCTAAATAA